A portion of the Pseudarthrobacter sp. L1SW genome contains these proteins:
- a CDS encoding acetylornithine transaminase, with product MNAVEKSAVTELVETTGHAGSEWLARYSTSLMGVFGTPQRVLVRGAGCLVWDADGKEYLDLLGGIAVNALGHANPFVTSVISSQLATLGHVSNFFTSPTQIALAEKLLAITEAPAGSKVFFTNSGTEANEAAFKLARRNTGGSGVKRTKIIALEGAFHGRTMGALALTAKEAYREPFEPLPGGVVHIPFGDVEALKAAVDETVAAVFLEPIQGEAGVRPLPSGYLRAARELTARVGALLILDEVQTGMGRTGKWLASEDAGIMPDAVTLAKGLGGGFPIGALVTFGGHTSSLLSAGQHGTTFGGNPVATAAALATLHAIESQDVLANVVSVGEHLRSALGAIPGVTEVRGEGLLIGFDLDADVAPAVVQAGLDAGFIVNSPGPHTIRLAPPLVLTAAQADTFLAAFPAILQAAKDAQ from the coding sequence ATGAACGCGGTGGAAAAGTCAGCGGTGACGGAGCTCGTGGAGACCACGGGCCACGCCGGCTCCGAGTGGCTGGCACGCTACTCCACCTCCCTGATGGGCGTGTTCGGCACTCCACAGCGTGTGCTGGTCCGGGGCGCCGGCTGCCTGGTCTGGGATGCGGACGGCAAGGAGTACCTGGACCTCCTGGGCGGGATCGCGGTCAACGCGCTGGGCCACGCGAATCCCTTCGTCACGTCCGTCATCTCAAGCCAGCTGGCCACGCTCGGGCATGTCTCGAACTTCTTCACCAGCCCCACGCAGATCGCCCTCGCCGAAAAACTCCTGGCCATCACCGAGGCGCCGGCCGGTTCCAAGGTGTTCTTCACCAACTCCGGCACCGAGGCCAATGAGGCTGCCTTCAAGCTGGCCCGCCGCAATACGGGTGGGAGCGGCGTGAAGCGGACCAAAATCATCGCCCTCGAAGGCGCGTTCCACGGCCGGACCATGGGCGCACTTGCCCTGACCGCCAAGGAGGCCTACCGGGAGCCGTTTGAGCCGCTGCCCGGCGGCGTGGTGCACATCCCCTTCGGGGACGTCGAGGCGCTCAAAGCCGCAGTGGATGAAACCGTGGCCGCCGTCTTCCTGGAACCCATCCAGGGCGAGGCGGGCGTGCGGCCCCTGCCGTCCGGATACCTTCGGGCCGCTCGGGAGCTCACTGCCCGGGTAGGGGCGCTGCTGATCCTGGACGAGGTGCAGACCGGCATGGGGCGCACCGGCAAGTGGCTTGCCAGCGAGGACGCAGGCATCATGCCCGACGCCGTGACCTTGGCAAAGGGCCTTGGCGGCGGCTTCCCGATCGGTGCGCTGGTCACGTTCGGCGGCCACACGTCGTCGTTGCTGTCCGCGGGCCAGCACGGCACCACGTTCGGCGGCAATCCGGTGGCCACGGCAGCTGCCCTCGCCACGCTCCACGCGATCGAAAGCCAGGACGTCCTGGCGAACGTTGTATCGGTCGGGGAGCACCTGCGTTCCGCGCTGGGGGCCATCCCGGGCGTCACCGAAGTCCGGGGCGAAGGGTTGCTCATCGGCTTCGACCTCGACGCGGACGTGGCCCCCGCAGTGGTGCAGGCGGGCCTGGACGCGGGCTTCATCGTCAACAGCCCGGGTCCCCACACCATCCGGCTTGCGCCGCCGCTGGTCCTCACCGCAGCGCAGGCAGACACCTTCCTGGCCGCCTTCCCGGCCATCCTCCAAGCAGCTAAGGACGCCCAGTGA
- the argC gene encoding N-acetyl-gamma-glutamyl-phosphate reductase, which translates to MTISVAVSGASGYAGGEVLRLLAAHPDVTIGAITAHSNAGSRLGELQPHLHGLASRILEDTTVENLSGHDVVFLALPHGASAEIAAQLPEGTIVIDAGADHRLEDPAVWEKFYGSAHAGTWPYGLPELPGQREALKGASRIAVPGCYPTSALLALTPGFAAHLLEPDDVVIVSASGTSGAGKAAKVNLIGAEVMGSMSPYGVGGGHRHTPEIEQGLSNAAGEKVTVSFTPTLAPMSRGILTTATARVKPQALNGTTAEQLRQAWTDAYEDEPFVHVLPEGQWPSTKSVQGSNHAAMQLAYDAHTGRVIVTCVIDNLTKGTAGGAVQSMNIALGLPETAGLDLQGVAP; encoded by the coding sequence ATGACTATTTCTGTTGCAGTGTCAGGCGCCAGCGGTTATGCCGGGGGAGAAGTCCTGCGACTCCTCGCCGCACATCCGGATGTCACCATTGGAGCCATCACGGCCCACAGCAACGCCGGCTCCCGGCTCGGCGAGCTCCAGCCCCACCTGCACGGACTGGCCAGCCGCATCCTCGAGGACACCACCGTGGAGAACCTGTCCGGCCACGACGTCGTCTTCCTGGCCCTGCCGCACGGTGCATCGGCCGAAATCGCTGCCCAGCTCCCGGAGGGGACCATCGTCATTGACGCCGGGGCTGACCACCGCCTTGAGGATCCTGCCGTCTGGGAGAAGTTTTATGGCTCTGCCCACGCCGGCACCTGGCCGTATGGCCTGCCGGAACTGCCCGGCCAGCGCGAGGCCCTGAAGGGCGCAAGCCGCATTGCCGTGCCCGGCTGCTATCCGACGTCGGCCCTGCTGGCCTTGACGCCAGGGTTCGCCGCGCACCTCCTGGAACCCGACGACGTCGTGATCGTGTCCGCCTCCGGCACCTCGGGCGCGGGCAAGGCCGCAAAAGTGAACCTGATCGGCGCCGAGGTGATGGGCTCCATGAGCCCCTACGGCGTGGGCGGCGGACACCGGCATACCCCCGAGATCGAACAGGGACTGTCCAACGCGGCAGGGGAGAAGGTCACGGTGTCCTTTACACCCACCCTGGCGCCCATGAGCCGCGGCATCCTCACCACGGCGACCGCAAGGGTAAAGCCGCAGGCACTCAACGGCACCACGGCCGAACAGCTGCGCCAGGCATGGACCGACGCCTACGAGGACGAACCGTTTGTGCACGTCCTGCCGGAAGGCCAGTGGCCTTCCACCAAGTCCGTGCAGGGGTCCAACCACGCTGCGATGCAGCTTGCCTATGACGCCCACACCGGCCGCGTGATCGTCACCTGCGTTATCGACAACCTCACCAAAGGGACCGCCGGCGGCGCCGTCCAGTCCATGAACATCGCACTCGGCCTGCCGGAAACCGCCGGCCTTGACCTGCAGGGAGTAGCTCCGTGA
- the argB gene encoding acetylglutamate kinase, translating into MNTQTRETTSTSDAQDKAATLIEALPWIQRFAGTTMVVKYGGNAMVNDELRRAFAEDIVFLHHVGIHPVVVHGGGPQINSMLGRLGIESEFKGGLRVTTPEAMDVVRMVLTGQVGRELVGLINSHGPYAVGMSGEDGGLLRAVRTGTVVDGEEVDLGLVGEVVGVDPAGIEDILGAGRIPVISTVAPEIVDDGDGFLGTAGFQTTGQVLNVNADTAAAAVASALGASKLVILTDVEGLYANWPDKSSLISSLTASELRDMLPRLESGMIPKMAACLKAIDEGVERAHIVDGRLPHSMLLETFTTAGIGTQVVPDEEING; encoded by the coding sequence ATGAACACCCAGACGCGTGAAACCACCAGCACGTCCGACGCCCAGGACAAGGCTGCGACGCTGATTGAGGCCCTGCCCTGGATCCAGCGCTTCGCAGGCACCACCATGGTGGTCAAGTACGGCGGAAACGCCATGGTCAATGATGAGCTCCGCCGCGCCTTTGCCGAGGACATTGTCTTCCTCCACCACGTGGGCATCCATCCCGTGGTGGTCCACGGCGGCGGCCCGCAGATCAACTCCATGCTCGGCAGGCTGGGCATCGAGTCTGAGTTCAAGGGCGGCCTCCGCGTCACCACGCCCGAGGCCATGGATGTGGTCCGCATGGTCCTCACCGGCCAGGTGGGGCGCGAGCTGGTGGGACTGATCAACTCCCACGGCCCCTACGCCGTCGGTATGTCCGGTGAAGACGGCGGGCTGCTGCGCGCGGTCCGCACCGGGACCGTGGTGGACGGCGAAGAGGTGGACCTCGGGCTGGTGGGCGAGGTGGTGGGCGTTGATCCCGCAGGCATCGAGGACATCCTCGGGGCCGGCCGCATCCCCGTCATCTCCACCGTCGCGCCTGAGATCGTGGACGACGGCGACGGCTTCCTCGGCACGGCAGGGTTCCAGACCACCGGCCAGGTCCTCAACGTCAACGCGGACACCGCCGCGGCTGCCGTTGCGTCGGCGCTGGGCGCCTCCAAGCTGGTGATCCTGACCGACGTCGAAGGCCTCTACGCCAACTGGCCGGACAAGTCCTCCCTCATTTCCTCCCTTACGGCCTCGGAACTGCGGGACATGCTGCCGCGGCTCGAATCAGGCATGATCCCCAAGATGGCAGCCTGCCTGAAGGCCATTGACGAGGGTGTGGAACGCGCGCACATCGTGGACGGGCGCCTGCCCCATTCCATGCTTCTTGAAACTTTTACGACGGCGGGCATCGGCACGCAGGTAGTCCCGGACGAGGAGATCAACGGATGA
- a CDS encoding quinone oxidoreductase, whose protein sequence is MTHAIVARQAGGPEVLEYVEVDRPLPGPGQLLVKVGAAGVNFIDTYKRSGVYKVPYPFTPGSEAAGTVAGLGEGVTGFAEGHRVATAEGTACYAGYALVDADKALPVPEGLDDLTAAALPLQGMTAHFLINSTFKVEPGHTVLLHAGAGGVGLLMTQLLKAKGATVVTTVSTDEKERLALDAGADHVLRYEGFTDAVRDITNGKGADVVYDGVGKDTFDGSLAALRVRGTLVLFGAASGPVPPVDPQRLNAGGSLFLTRPTIAHHLLDAAERRWRSDEIFAAAANGSLKVRVGGQYPLAEAAQAHRDLEGRRTTGKVVLVP, encoded by the coding sequence ATGACGCATGCAATCGTCGCACGGCAGGCGGGCGGCCCGGAAGTCCTCGAATATGTAGAGGTGGACCGGCCGCTCCCGGGCCCTGGCCAGCTGTTGGTCAAAGTTGGTGCGGCAGGAGTGAATTTCATCGATACCTACAAGCGCAGCGGCGTGTACAAGGTCCCGTATCCCTTTACGCCGGGCTCTGAGGCGGCGGGGACGGTTGCCGGACTTGGCGAAGGCGTGACCGGCTTCGCGGAAGGACACCGGGTGGCCACCGCCGAGGGCACCGCCTGCTACGCCGGCTACGCGCTGGTGGATGCGGACAAGGCCCTGCCCGTGCCGGAGGGACTCGACGACCTCACCGCTGCCGCCCTCCCGCTGCAGGGAATGACGGCCCATTTCCTGATTAACTCCACTTTCAAGGTGGAGCCCGGGCACACTGTGCTGCTCCACGCCGGCGCCGGCGGCGTTGGCCTGCTGATGACCCAGCTGCTCAAGGCCAAGGGTGCCACCGTGGTCACCACCGTATCCACGGATGAAAAAGAACGGCTCGCCCTCGACGCCGGCGCGGACCATGTGCTGCGCTACGAGGGATTTACCGATGCCGTCAGGGACATCACCAACGGCAAGGGTGCCGACGTCGTGTACGACGGCGTGGGAAAGGACACGTTCGACGGCTCGCTGGCCGCCCTGCGCGTCAGGGGGACATTGGTGCTTTTCGGCGCAGCCTCGGGTCCCGTTCCCCCGGTGGACCCGCAGCGCCTTAACGCGGGCGGCTCGCTCTTCCTGACCCGGCCAACCATTGCGCACCACCTGCTGGACGCGGCGGAACGGCGCTGGCGTTCGGACGAAATCTTCGCGGCCGCCGCCAACGGCAGCCTGAAAGTGAGGGTGGGCGGACAGTACCCGCTGGCTGAGGCCGCCCAGGCTCACCGCGACCTCGAGGGGC
- the argJ gene encoding bifunctional glutamate N-acetyltransferase/amino-acid acetyltransferase ArgJ — MTITAPSGFRAAGITAGLKASGNPDLALVVNDGPSKAAAAVFTSNRVAAAPVHWSRQVVSDGRVDAVILNSGGANACTGPTGFQNTHSTAEKVAEVLGISATDVFVCSTGLIGEQLPMDKILPGVEAAAAALSTDGGPEAGLAIMTTDSVPKSALFIGSDADGQEFSIGGIAKGAGMLAPGLATMLVVLTTDATVEPEMLDVVLRDATRITFDRADSDGCMSTNDTVVLLASGASGAVPSAEAFGEGLIKVCAELARKLIADAEGASHDIAIRTFNAASEADAETVSRSVARSNLFKAAIFGKDPNWGRVLSAVGTTDAAFEPDQLNVAMNGIQICRNGSIGDDRSLVNLEPREVLVEIDLQAGDAEATIWTNDLTHDYVHENSAYSS; from the coding sequence GTGACCATTACCGCACCTTCCGGATTCCGGGCCGCCGGCATTACCGCAGGACTGAAGGCTTCCGGCAACCCGGACCTTGCCCTGGTGGTCAACGACGGACCGTCCAAGGCTGCCGCCGCAGTCTTCACCAGCAACCGGGTGGCTGCGGCCCCGGTCCACTGGTCCCGCCAGGTGGTTTCCGACGGCCGCGTGGACGCAGTCATCCTCAACTCCGGCGGCGCCAACGCCTGCACCGGGCCCACCGGCTTCCAGAACACGCACAGCACTGCCGAAAAGGTGGCGGAGGTGCTGGGCATCTCGGCCACGGATGTGTTTGTCTGCTCCACGGGCCTGATCGGCGAGCAGCTGCCCATGGACAAGATCCTTCCCGGCGTGGAGGCAGCCGCCGCCGCACTCAGCACCGACGGCGGCCCCGAAGCCGGCCTGGCCATCATGACCACCGACTCGGTGCCGAAATCCGCGCTGTTCATCGGCAGCGACGCCGACGGCCAGGAATTCAGCATCGGCGGCATTGCCAAGGGCGCGGGCATGCTCGCTCCCGGCCTGGCAACCATGCTGGTGGTGCTCACCACGGATGCCACGGTGGAGCCGGAAATGCTCGACGTCGTCCTCCGCGACGCCACGCGCATTACCTTCGACCGGGCCGACTCCGACGGATGCATGTCCACCAACGACACCGTGGTGCTGCTGGCCTCCGGCGCGTCCGGCGCTGTTCCCTCCGCCGAAGCGTTTGGCGAGGGCCTGATCAAGGTCTGCGCCGAACTTGCCCGCAAGCTGATTGCGGACGCCGAGGGTGCCAGCCACGACATCGCCATCCGCACTTTCAATGCCGCCAGCGAAGCCGACGCCGAAACCGTCAGCCGGTCCGTAGCCCGTTCCAACCTCTTCAAAGCCGCCATCTTCGGCAAGGACCCCAACTGGGGGCGGGTGCTCTCCGCCGTTGGCACCACCGACGCCGCGTTCGAACCGGACCAGCTGAATGTGGCCATGAACGGGATCCAGATCTGCCGCAACGGCAGCATCGGGGATGACCGCAGCCTGGTGAACCTGGAACCGCGTGAGGTCCTGGTGGAAATCGACCTGCAGGCCGGAGACGCCGAGGCCACCATCTGGACCAACGACCTCACCCACGACTACGTTCACGAGAACAGCGCCTACTCCAGCTAG